Proteins found in one Massilia sp. H6 genomic segment:
- a CDS encoding non-ribosomal peptide synthetase/type I polyketide synthase produces MTSLPADDTAPATPVASPLSRGQRAMWFLWNMNPAGAEYGLPMAWTIDTPLDPDALRDALQALVDRHPVLRTTYSAPHGEPVQLVHARLPVSFERVDASDWDDARLHARLSATAHAPFDLAHGPIFRCHLFTRAASAGKHAHVLLFNSHHIATDTWSLIVLMEELGLLYRAAVGGHAPELPPDTLAYTAYVGWQQDLLASSRADEHWTYWRSQLAAPPSLDLPTDRPRPTVQTHAGAGHAFTLDKELTAQIRALARQEDVTFYTVLLAAFYVLLYRYTGQDDIVVGSPRFGRPPEGYARTVGYFASPCALRCQLDGASTFSELLHGVRKVLVGSREHQDFPFPLLVEKLGLPRDLSRSPVFQVAFTYQKSQLAHLQGVAAARMGLAGASLDLSGLRLDSYPLEQHTVKFDLDFVVEEVDESLRAVCWYNTDLWNADSIAYLVEHYQALLQSAAQAPDQAVERLPMLTEREQLASAAWNATATPYSQACAHQLFEQQVARAPEAEALRYGGRSMRYDELNRRANQLARYLQRQGLEPGQLVGLSMERGQAELVIGVLAILKAGAAYLPLDPAYPQDRLAFMLDDASLRLLLTQDSLQAVLPASAARQVCLDRDWDSIAQEASHDLDLDIGPAELAYVIYTSGSTGRPKGVLLEHRGLSNLVHALMDGFAVGPASRMLQFASSSFDASVSEIFTALGAGASLCLAPKLDLIPGSALVNTINDNAISVVTLPPSVLALLRPADVPGLHTIITAGEACSLELARRWSDGRRMINAYGPTEASVCATMARMHPLVESVSIGGPLPNTRVHVLDAHLQPVPIGVAGELHIAGTGLARGYLNRPELTRERFITAPCGERLYKTGDLVRREADGGLKFLGRLDHQVKIRGFRIELGELEAVIGEWPGIREALVLARGCPGGDQALVAYAIAHEGAVVTPAALRAHVQSRLPDFMVPADFVLLDAWPSTPNGKIDRRALPAPPEHRVEATAAMPRDELERQIAAIWCEVLAVSAVSIDDSFFDAGGHSLSLVQVEVLLEEQLGIVVATVDLFRFPTIRLLARHLRTTQGVGAGDKAVPVEPAAPRAARTRGASQDIAIVGMAGKFPGANDIDAFWRNLCAGVESVTELSDQQLQDAGVDPALHGQPRYVRRKGTLDGVECFDAPFFGYPPREALLMDPQQRQFLEVAWQALEHAGYGGGATAGRVGVYGGTGRAAYMLHFLSTNPASAAELFQTTILNDKDFLSTRVAYKLDLRGPALAVQTACSTSLVALHLACQQLLQDDCDLALAGGVSIEVPHGAGYLYQEGHILSPDGRCRAFDAGASGTVRGSGGALVALKRLADATADGDTIWAVIKGSAINNDGGAKVGYTAPAVEGQAAVIEQALQRAGVDPRTIGLVEAHGTATPLGDPIEVAALTQAYRRHTPDKGFCLLGSVKTNVGHLDAAAGVTGLIKAALAVYHGQVPATLHFQSPNPKLGLEQTPFRVNPTLVAWPASASPRRAAVSSFGIGGTNAHVILEQASQPPSASGGLPAQLLNLSARSETALHALAANLASYLAAHPEANLADVAYTLQLGRAELPLRRSLACTSVAQAREMLARPACAAAAPGAKPRVSFMFPGQGLQKVNMGRELYAEAPQFRACVDDCARILQPLLDCDLRTLLYPEPDLLQAATLRLAQTAITQPALFVVEYALARQLMHWGVQPDAMIGHSLGEYVAACLAGVLSLGDALTLVAARGRLVQQLPAGAMLAVEADPEQLLPFVGGEISLAVVNGPQACVLAGPVPAVDAIEPLVAAAGLRCKRIPTSHAFHSSMLDPVLAQFQALVEEVQLHAPRIPYITNVTGTWVTAQQATSPQHWVRHLRQTVLFAPGLARLLEAPDGIFLEVGPGQTFSAILRRHPLRHHVRHAGPTLATSAEPSDCAALLHGVGQVWAGHGAEPAWDRLHLGVARRRIGLPVYPFDRHRYWPAAPTSSAATAATATHGVQAAPGMPAVPMRLDPPAPAPAADSAERQVCAIFEEVLGIDAVAPADNFFDLGGSSLSTLSVVIRLEQVFGSSLPSALLLENPTPGGLARALRSGQPARSARLVGLRSTGTRPPIFCVHPYGGHTTGYVELVRALGLEQPVFGIQARGLQGESEPLRTIEAMAADYIGLIKAQQPAGPYQLAGHSMGGCIAFEMAQQLQRGGDQVSMLALIDSRAHNASLRPLYRNSAYGQMARKDWLSDDAVMLGILFPKLAMDWEALRSTPADEHWVQVQGAAMRQGLLPAGTAPEGVRQLLAVTQANDEALRSYQPQPWNGPLLLFAGTEGFGPQFNEPELGWRELAPGTLEVLAVPGDHHGVMVGASAQAIARRLLGSKTADAAQPHARVGVHD; encoded by the coding sequence ATGACCAGTCTTCCAGCCGACGACACCGCCCCTGCCACGCCGGTGGCCAGCCCCCTTTCGCGCGGCCAGCGCGCGATGTGGTTCTTGTGGAACATGAATCCGGCTGGCGCCGAATACGGCTTGCCAATGGCCTGGACCATCGACACGCCGCTCGACCCGGATGCCCTGCGCGATGCCCTGCAGGCGCTGGTCGATCGCCATCCGGTGCTGCGCACTACCTATTCGGCGCCGCATGGCGAGCCGGTCCAGCTGGTGCACGCGCGCCTGCCGGTCAGTTTCGAACGGGTCGATGCCAGCGACTGGGACGACGCGCGCCTGCACGCGCGCCTGAGCGCCACGGCCCATGCACCGTTCGACCTGGCGCACGGCCCCATTTTTCGCTGCCATCTGTTTACCCGCGCCGCCAGCGCCGGCAAACACGCGCACGTACTGCTGTTTAACAGCCACCATATCGCCACCGATACCTGGTCGCTGATCGTGCTGATGGAAGAACTGGGCCTGCTCTACCGCGCCGCAGTCGGCGGCCATGCGCCAGAGCTCCCCCCGGACACGCTGGCATATACCGCCTATGTCGGCTGGCAGCAGGACTTGCTTGCATCCAGCCGTGCCGACGAGCACTGGACCTATTGGCGTTCGCAGCTGGCGGCACCGCCCAGCCTGGACTTGCCCACCGACCGTCCGCGCCCTACCGTGCAAACCCATGCCGGCGCCGGCCATGCCTTTACCCTGGACAAGGAGCTGACCGCCCAGATTCGCGCGCTCGCGCGCCAGGAAGACGTCACCTTCTACACGGTCTTGCTGGCGGCCTTCTACGTGCTGCTCTACCGCTATACGGGCCAGGACGACATCGTCGTGGGCTCGCCGCGCTTCGGGCGTCCGCCCGAAGGCTATGCACGCACCGTAGGCTATTTTGCCAGCCCCTGCGCCCTGCGCTGCCAGCTCGATGGCGCCTCTACTTTCTCGGAGCTGCTGCACGGGGTGCGCAAGGTGCTGGTCGGTTCGCGCGAGCACCAGGACTTTCCCTTCCCGCTGCTGGTGGAAAAGCTCGGCCTGCCGCGCGACCTGTCGCGCAGCCCGGTGTTCCAGGTGGCCTTCACTTACCAGAAATCGCAGCTGGCGCACCTGCAAGGCGTGGCTGCCGCGCGCATGGGGCTGGCGGGCGCCAGTCTCGACCTGTCCGGCCTGCGCCTGGACTCGTACCCGCTCGAACAGCACACCGTCAAGTTCGACCTCGATTTTGTGGTGGAAGAAGTCGACGAGTCGCTGCGCGCGGTGTGCTGGTACAACACCGACTTGTGGAATGCGGACAGCATCGCCTACCTGGTCGAGCATTACCAGGCCCTGTTGCAAAGCGCGGCGCAGGCACCGGACCAAGCGGTCGAGCGCCTGCCGATGCTGACCGAACGCGAACAGCTGGCCAGCGCCGCCTGGAACGCCACCGCCACGCCCTACTCCCAGGCTTGTGCCCACCAGCTGTTCGAGCAGCAGGTGGCGCGCGCACCTGAAGCCGAGGCACTGCGGTATGGCGGCCGCAGCATGCGCTACGACGAACTCAACCGCCGCGCCAACCAGCTGGCCCGTTATCTGCAGCGCCAGGGCCTGGAGCCCGGCCAGCTGGTCGGACTGAGCATGGAACGCGGCCAGGCCGAGCTGGTGATCGGCGTACTGGCCATCCTCAAGGCCGGTGCCGCCTATTTGCCGCTCGACCCCGCCTATCCGCAGGACCGGCTGGCCTTCATGCTCGACGATGCCAGCCTGCGCCTGCTGCTAACCCAGGACAGCCTGCAGGCCGTGCTGCCCGCCAGCGCAGCGCGCCAGGTCTGCCTCGACCGCGACTGGGACAGCATCGCCCAGGAAGCCTCGCACGACCTCGATCTTGACATTGGCCCGGCCGAGCTGGCCTATGTCATCTACACTTCCGGCTCGACCGGCCGCCCCAAGGGCGTGCTGCTCGAGCACCGCGGCTTGAGCAACCTGGTGCACGCCTTGATGGATGGCTTTGCCGTCGGGCCCGCGAGCCGGATGCTGCAATTTGCCTCGTCCAGTTTCGACGCCTCGGTGTCGGAGATATTCACGGCGCTGGGCGCCGGCGCCAGCCTGTGCCTGGCGCCCAAGCTGGACCTGATCCCGGGCTCGGCGCTGGTCAATACCATCAACGACAACGCCATCTCGGTGGTGACCCTGCCGCCATCGGTGCTGGCGCTGCTGCGTCCGGCCGACGTGCCGGGCCTGCACACCATCATTACGGCCGGCGAAGCCTGCAGCCTCGAGCTAGCGCGCCGCTGGAGCGACGGGCGCCGCATGATCAATGCCTACGGCCCGACCGAAGCGAGCGTGTGCGCCACCATGGCCCGCATGCATCCGCTGGTCGAATCGGTGAGTATCGGCGGGCCACTGCCCAACACGCGCGTGCACGTGCTCGATGCGCACCTGCAGCCGGTACCGATCGGCGTGGCCGGCGAGCTGCACATCGCCGGCACTGGCCTGGCGCGCGGCTACCTGAACCGCCCCGAGCTCACCCGCGAGCGCTTCATTACGGCGCCCTGCGGCGAGCGCCTGTACAAGACCGGCGACCTGGTGCGGCGCGAGGCCGATGGCGGCCTGAAATTTCTCGGGCGCCTAGACCATCAGGTGAAGATTCGTGGGTTCCGCATCGAACTGGGCGAACTCGAAGCCGTGATCGGCGAGTGGCCCGGCATCCGCGAGGCGCTGGTGCTGGCGCGCGGATGCCCGGGTGGCGACCAGGCGCTGGTGGCCTATGCCATCGCACACGAGGGCGCTGTCGTGACCCCCGCCGCCCTGCGCGCCCATGTGCAGTCGCGCCTGCCGGACTTCATGGTGCCGGCCGACTTCGTGCTGCTCGATGCCTGGCCTTCCACCCCCAACGGCAAGATCGACCGGCGCGCCCTGCCGGCCCCGCCCGAACACCGGGTAGAGGCCACGGCCGCCATGCCGCGCGACGAGCTGGAAAGACAGATTGCCGCGATCTGGTGCGAGGTACTCGCGGTCAGTGCGGTGAGCATCGACGACAGCTTCTTCGACGCCGGCGGGCACTCGCTCAGCCTGGTGCAAGTGGAAGTGCTGCTGGAAGAACAGCTTGGCATCGTGGTGGCGACCGTCGACCTGTTCCGCTTCCCGACCATTCGGCTGCTGGCCAGGCACCTGCGCACGACCCAGGGGGTGGGCGCCGGCGACAAGGCTGTGCCGGTCGAGCCGGCTGCGCCGCGGGCCGCCCGCACCCGGGGGGCGAGCCAGGACATCGCCATCGTCGGCATGGCCGGTAAGTTTCCGGGCGCAAACGATATCGACGCGTTCTGGCGCAACCTGTGCGCCGGGGTCGAATCGGTGACCGAGCTGAGCGACCAGCAGCTGCAGGACGCCGGCGTCGATCCCGCGCTGCACGGGCAGCCGCGCTACGTGCGGCGCAAGGGCACGCTCGACGGCGTGGAGTGCTTCGACGCGCCCTTCTTCGGCTATCCGCCACGCGAAGCCCTGCTGATGGATCCGCAACAGCGCCAGTTCCTGGAAGTGGCCTGGCAGGCGCTCGAGCATGCCGGCTATGGTGGCGGCGCCACGGCCGGGCGCGTGGGCGTGTATGGCGGCACCGGCCGCGCCGCTTACATGCTGCACTTCCTTAGTACCAATCCGGCATCGGCCGCGGAGCTGTTCCAAACCACCATCCTCAACGACAAGGATTTCCTGTCGACCCGGGTGGCCTACAAGCTGGACCTGCGCGGCCCGGCCCTGGCGGTACAAACCGCCTGCTCGACCTCGCTGGTAGCCCTGCACCTGGCCTGCCAGCAGCTGTTGCAGGACGACTGCGACCTGGCCCTGGCCGGTGGCGTGTCGATCGAAGTGCCGCATGGCGCCGGCTACCTGTACCAGGAAGGACATATCCTGTCGCCCGATGGGCGCTGCCGCGCCTTCGATGCAGGCGCCAGCGGCACTGTGCGCGGCAGCGGTGGCGCCCTGGTGGCGCTCAAGCGCCTGGCCGATGCCACTGCCGACGGCGACACCATCTGGGCAGTCATCAAGGGGTCGGCCATCAACAACGACGGCGGCGCCAAGGTGGGCTACACCGCCCCGGCCGTCGAGGGCCAGGCGGCCGTCATCGAACAGGCCTTGCAACGGGCCGGGGTCGACCCGCGCACGATCGGACTGGTCGAAGCGCACGGCACCGCGACGCCGCTGGGCGACCCGATCGAAGTGGCCGCCCTCACCCAGGCCTACCGCCGTCATACGCCGGATAAAGGCTTTTGCCTGCTCGGCTCCGTGAAAACGAACGTCGGCCACCTCGATGCCGCTGCCGGCGTGACCGGCCTGATCAAGGCGGCACTGGCCGTGTACCATGGCCAGGTGCCCGCGACCTTGCATTTCCAGTCGCCCAATCCGAAACTGGGGCTGGAGCAGACGCCGTTTCGCGTCAACCCGACGCTGGTCGCGTGGCCGGCGTCGGCATCGCCGCGCCGCGCCGCGGTCAGTTCATTTGGCATCGGCGGCACCAATGCCCACGTCATCCTGGAGCAAGCCAGCCAGCCGCCCTCGGCCAGCGGCGGCCTGCCGGCCCAGCTCCTGAACCTGTCGGCGCGCTCCGAGACCGCCTTGCACGCGCTGGCCGCCAACCTGGCCAGCTACCTCGCGGCGCACCCCGAGGCCAACCTGGCCGATGTGGCCTATACCTTGCAACTGGGGCGCGCCGAACTGCCGCTGCGCCGCTCGCTTGCCTGCACGAGTGTCGCGCAGGCGCGCGAGATGCTGGCGCGGCCGGCGTGCGCAGCTGCCGCGCCAGGCGCCAAGCCGCGCGTGAGCTTCATGTTTCCGGGACAGGGATTGCAGAAGGTGAACATGGGACGCGAACTGTACGCCGAGGCGCCGCAGTTCCGCGCGTGCGTGGACGACTGCGCGCGCATCCTGCAGCCCTTGCTCGATTGCGACCTGCGCACCTTGTTGTATCCGGAACCGGATCTGCTGCAGGCGGCCACCCTGCGCCTGGCGCAAACAGCAATCACCCAGCCGGCGCTGTTCGTGGTGGAATATGCGCTGGCGCGCCAGCTCATGCACTGGGGGGTCCAGCCCGACGCCATGATCGGCCACAGCCTGGGCGAATACGTGGCGGCCTGCCTGGCCGGCGTGCTGTCCCTGGGCGACGCCCTGACGCTGGTGGCGGCACGCGGCCGGCTGGTGCAGCAACTGCCGGCCGGCGCCATGCTGGCCGTCGAGGCAGACCCCGAGCAATTACTGCCCTTCGTGGGCGGCGAGATCAGCCTGGCCGTGGTCAACGGTCCGCAAGCGTGCGTGCTGGCAGGGCCGGTTCCCGCCGTCGACGCCATCGAGCCGCTTGTCGCGGCCGCCGGCCTGCGCTGCAAGCGCATCCCCACCTCGCACGCCTTCCATTCGTCCATGCTCGACCCGGTGCTCGCGCAATTCCAGGCGCTGGTAGAAGAAGTGCAACTGCATGCGCCGCGCATTCCCTATATCACCAACGTCACCGGAACCTGGGTGACGGCGCAACAGGCCACCAGCCCCCAGCACTGGGTGCGCCACTTGCGCCAGACCGTCCTGTTCGCACCGGGACTGGCACGCCTGCTCGAAGCGCCCGATGGAATTTTCCTGGAAGTCGGCCCGGGACAGACCTTCAGCGCCATCTTGCGTCGCCATCCCCTGCGCCACCACGTGCGTCATGCCGGCCCGACCCTGGCCACCAGCGCCGAGCCCTCGGATTGCGCGGCGCTGCTGCACGGCGTCGGCCAGGTCTGGGCCGGGCACGGCGCCGAGCCGGCATGGGATCGGCTGCACCTGGGCGTGGCGCGGCGCCGCATCGGCCTGCCGGTGTATCCCTTCGACCGGCACCGGTATTGGCCGGCCGCGCCGACATCATCGGCAGCGACGGCCGCGACGGCGACGCACGGCGTGCAAGCCGCGCCCGGCATGCCGGCAGTGCCGATGCGGCTGGATCCGCCTGCGCCTGCGCCTGCGGCCGACAGTGCCGAGCGCCAGGTCTGCGCCATTTTCGAAGAGGTGCTCGGCATCGACGCGGTGGCGCCCGCCGACAATTTCTTCGACCTGGGCGGCAGCTCGCTGTCCACGCTGAGCGTCGTCATCCGGCTCGAGCAGGTCTTCGGCAGCAGCCTGCCCAGCGCGCTCTTGCTGGAAAACCCCACCCCGGGCGGGCTGGCCCGCGCGCTGCGCTCGGGCCAGCCCGCCCGCAGCGCGCGCCTGGTGGGTTTGCGCAGCACCGGTACGCGGCCGCCCATCTTCTGTGTCCATCCCTATGGCGGACACACCACCGGCTATGTCGAACTGGTACGCGCCCTGGGCCTGGAGCAGCCGGTGTTCGGCATCCAGGCACGCGGCCTGCAAGGCGAATCCGAGCCGCTGCGCACGATCGAAGCCATGGCGGCCGACTACATCGGCCTGATCAAGGCCCAACAGCCGGCCGGACCTTACCAGCTGGCCGGGCATTCGATGGGCGGGTGCATCGCCTTCGAAATGGCGCAGCAGTTGCAACGCGGCGGCGACCAGGTGTCGATGCTGGCCCTGATCGATTCACGCGCGCACAATGCCAGCCTGCGCCCGCTCTACCGCAACAGCGCCTACGGCCAGATGGCGCGCAAGGACTGGCTCAGCGACGATGCGGTCATGCTGGGTATCCTGTTTCCCAAGCTGGCGATGGATTGGGAAGCGCTGCGCAGCACGCCCGCCGACGAACACTGGGTGCAGGTCCAGGGGGCGGCCATGCGGCAAGGCCTGCTTCCGGCCGGCACGGCCCCTGAAGGGGTGCGCCAGCTGCTGGCGGTTACCCAGGCCAACGACGAAGCCTTGCGCAGTTACCAGCCGCAGCCCTGGAACGGCCCGCTCCTGCTGTTTGCCGGAACCGAAGGCTTTGGTCCCCAGTTCAATGAACCCGAGCTTGGCTGGCGCGAGCTGGCACCTGGCACGCTGGAAGTGCTGGCGGTGCCGGGCGACCACCATGGCGTGATGGTCGGGGCCAGCGCCCAGGCGATTGCCCGGCGCCTGCTCGGCAGTAAAACAGCCGACGCTGCCCAGCCGCACGCCCGAGTGGGCGTACATGATTGA
- a CDS encoding FAD/NAD(P)-binding protein: MIDAALAALQVVVVGGGFSGTMAAIQLARLAAGRPVSVTVVNTGYQPACGVAYDTACMEHLVTLPAHMLSAFPDNLLHFVEWLQTQDRARDPEMQALEPDRLPEAFVSRRLYGRYLQSLMHEYVGELRVNGVTIRYLDGEAVDVEHVVPTGAHVVLRDGRRLPAHRIILATGNEAPAGPPGYSSAAVTGHPGWVANPWSDWLPHLAGTDRNRDVVLLGTGLTAVDIMLTLLRLDWRGSITALSRHALLPLPHFSAGERMEGTQDWPPAGVDLTGLRLQELLDLFSEHAARVTLAGGHPARLLGKIGPQVTPIWRNLNLADKQLFVSRYATRFKILRQQIAPSLHAELQQAVAQQKIRICRGSVLAVETDQKQLCVRIQDGPDPLRVRTLRADLVVNCLGPNVRMADTTSPILRQLLDKKLIEPDDMNMGIRVDTSLRALVNGDQVSPLVLAMGPLLRGTFWDSIALPHLRQQAVEVAQTILRQD, translated from the coding sequence ATGATTGACGCGGCACTGGCAGCGCTGCAGGTGGTGGTGGTCGGCGGGGGCTTCAGCGGTACGATGGCAGCCATCCAGCTGGCCCGCCTGGCCGCGGGGCGTCCGGTGTCGGTGACGGTGGTCAATACCGGCTACCAGCCGGCCTGCGGGGTCGCCTATGACACCGCCTGCATGGAACACCTGGTCACGCTCCCGGCCCATATGCTGTCGGCCTTCCCTGACAATCTGCTGCACTTCGTGGAGTGGCTGCAAACGCAAGACCGTGCCCGGGATCCGGAAATGCAGGCGCTGGAACCGGACCGGCTGCCCGAAGCGTTTGTTTCGCGGCGCCTGTACGGCCGCTACCTGCAGAGCCTGATGCACGAGTATGTCGGCGAGTTGCGCGTCAATGGCGTGACCATCCGCTACCTCGACGGCGAAGCGGTCGACGTCGAACATGTCGTACCGACCGGCGCCCATGTCGTGCTGCGGGACGGCCGGCGCCTGCCTGCGCACAGGATCATCTTGGCGACCGGCAACGAAGCGCCGGCCGGCCCGCCGGGCTATTCCAGCGCGGCGGTGACGGGGCATCCGGGCTGGGTGGCCAACCCCTGGAGCGATTGGTTGCCCCATTTGGCGGGCACCGACCGCAACCGGGACGTGGTCTTGCTCGGCACCGGCTTGACTGCGGTCGATATCATGCTGACCCTGCTGCGGCTGGACTGGCGCGGCAGCATTACTGCGCTCTCGCGCCATGCGCTGCTGCCACTACCGCATTTCAGCGCCGGCGAACGGATGGAAGGTACGCAGGACTGGCCGCCCGCCGGCGTCGACCTGACCGGACTGCGCTTGCAGGAGCTGCTGGACTTGTTCAGCGAACACGCCGCCCGGGTCACATTGGCGGGCGGCCATCCGGCGCGGCTGCTGGGCAAGATCGGTCCCCAGGTGACACCTATCTGGCGCAATCTGAACCTGGCCGACAAACAGTTGTTTGTCAGCCGATACGCTACCCGCTTCAAGATACTGCGCCAGCAGATCGCGCCCTCGCTGCACGCCGAACTGCAGCAAGCCGTGGCGCAGCAGAAAATTCGCATATGCCGGGGCAGCGTGCTGGCAGTAGAGACCGACCAAAAGCAGCTGTGCGTGCGGATCCAGGATGGCCCGGACCCGCTACGGGTGCGCACCCTGCGCGCCGACCTGGTTGTCAATTGCCTGGGCCCGAACGTGCGCATGGCCGATACAACATCGCCGATACTGCGCCAACTGCTCGACAAAAAACTCATCGAGCCGGACGACATGAACATGGGTATCCGGGTCGATACCAGCCTGCGGGCCCTGGTCAATGGAGATCAGGTGTCGCCGCTGGTGCTGGCCATGGGGCCCCTGCTGCGCGGCACCTTCTGGGACAGTATCGCCTTGCCCCACCTGCGGCAGCAGGCGGTCGAGGTGGCCCAGACCATCTTGAGGCAAGACTAG
- a CDS encoding MBL fold metallo-hydrolase, with translation MIFRQLFEPLSSTYTYLIGCPDTGQAVLIDPVIATMDRDLAELGRLGLTLAYSIDTHVHADHITAALELKKRVGSAIAAPAAERVACADVQLEEGKPFRVGSMEFQPLHTPGHTSGHFTYVLGERAFTGDALLIEGCGRTDFQQGDADALYHSVRGKLFALPDDTLVYPAHDYQERRVSTVMQEKKRNPRLGGDRTIEEFRLIMANLNLPYPKFIDYAVPGNKQCGVCPADLPENLGKYCEQMTESRQG, from the coding sequence CTACCTGATCGGCTGCCCCGATACCGGCCAGGCGGTGCTGATCGATCCGGTCATCGCCACGATGGACCGTGACCTGGCCGAGCTCGGGCGCCTGGGTCTGACGCTTGCCTACAGCATCGATACCCACGTGCACGCCGATCACATCACGGCGGCACTCGAGCTCAAGAAAAGGGTCGGGAGCGCGATTGCCGCACCGGCAGCCGAACGCGTCGCATGCGCCGATGTCCAGCTAGAAGAAGGCAAGCCATTCCGGGTAGGCAGCATGGAATTCCAGCCCCTGCATACACCCGGTCATACGTCCGGACATTTTACTTACGTGCTGGGCGAGCGCGCATTTACCGGCGATGCCTTGCTGATCGAAGGCTGCGGCCGGACCGACTTCCAGCAGGGCGATGCCGATGCCCTGTATCACAGCGTGCGCGGCAAGCTGTTCGCGCTGCCTGACGATACGCTGGTGTACCCGGCACACGACTACCAGGAGCGGCGGGTGTCGACCGTGATGCAGGAAAAGAAGCGCAATCCCCGGCTCGGTGGCGACCGCACGATCGAAGAGTTCCGGCTGATCATGGCTAACCTCAATTTGCCGTACCCAAAGTTCATCGATTATGCGGTGCCTGGCAACAAGCAATGCGGTGTGTGTCCAGCAGACTTGCCGGAAAATCTCGGCAAGTACTGCGAACAGATGACGGAAAGCCGTCAAGGCTGA